In Halosegnis marinus, one genomic interval encodes:
- a CDS encoding class I SAM-dependent methyltransferase has protein sequence MKRTVEEHAARFDEYAGDYDEGQNSDEYEACASLVIDHARDALSPDGTVLDLGCGTGAIGLALAGDAARVVGRDISEGMMNQARAKAEEAGLTNVEFGYGEFRDPDYDGPADVVVSNFAMHHLSDDEKREAIEVIAGLGPHTFVLGDVMLFGEADPSEPFYSPEVDDPATVGVLADALTDAGFVLTAVEMVHEQVGVLVAERAG, from the coding sequence ATGAAACGGACCGTTGAGGAACACGCCGCGCGGTTCGACGAGTACGCCGGCGACTACGACGAGGGACAGAACAGCGACGAGTACGAGGCCTGTGCGAGCCTCGTCATCGACCACGCCCGGGACGCGCTCTCGCCCGACGGGACGGTGCTCGACCTCGGCTGCGGGACGGGCGCCATCGGCCTCGCGCTCGCGGGCGACGCCGCCCGCGTCGTCGGCCGGGACATCAGCGAGGGCATGATGAACCAGGCCCGCGCGAAGGCAGAGGAGGCGGGCCTGACGAACGTCGAGTTCGGCTACGGGGAGTTCCGCGACCCCGACTACGACGGCCCCGCGGACGTGGTCGTCTCGAACTTCGCCATGCACCACCTCTCCGACGACGAGAAGCGCGAGGCCATCGAGGTCATCGCCGGCCTCGGCCCGCACACGTTCGTGCTGGGCGACGTGATGCTGTTCGGCGAGGCCGACCCCTCGGAACCGTTCTACTCCCCCGAGGTGGACGACCCCGCCACCGTGGGGGTGCTCGCGGACGCGCTCACCGACGCCGGCTTCGTCCTCACCGCCGTCGAGATGGTCCACGAGCAGGTCGGCGTGCTGGTCGCGGAGCGCGCCGGGTAG
- a CDS encoding RNase P subunit p30 family protein produces the protein MYEGVHAHPDGDATVARHALTAAEYGYEGVVVRNHGDRQADYDRAAVADEYDVDVVDAIELRTDDRSQLASLVKRYREERTLVAVHGGDDATNRFACESERVDVLAHPTRDDGGFNHVLAKAAKRNGVRIEFDFGAVLRDDGGSRVRTLAALRKLREVVGYYDAPYVVSANPASHLELRAPRELVALAERAGFDPEWTREGLREWGRVAARNREVASDSFIEPGVRTEDDETDR, from the coding sequence ATGTACGAGGGCGTCCACGCGCACCCCGACGGCGACGCGACCGTCGCCCGCCACGCCCTGACCGCCGCCGAGTACGGCTACGAGGGCGTCGTCGTCCGCAACCACGGCGACCGGCAGGCCGACTACGACCGCGCGGCCGTCGCCGACGAGTACGACGTGGACGTCGTGGACGCCATCGAGCTCCGCACGGACGACCGCTCGCAGCTCGCCTCGCTCGTGAAGCGCTACCGGGAGGAGCGCACGCTCGTCGCCGTCCACGGGGGCGACGACGCGACGAACCGCTTCGCCTGCGAGAGCGAGCGCGTGGACGTGCTCGCCCACCCGACGCGCGACGACGGCGGCTTCAACCACGTGCTCGCGAAGGCCGCGAAGCGCAACGGCGTCCGCATCGAGTTCGACTTCGGGGCCGTCCTCCGCGACGACGGCGGCTCCCGCGTGCGGACGCTCGCCGCGCTCCGGAAACTCCGCGAGGTAGTCGGCTACTACGACGCGCCGTACGTCGTGAGCGCGAACCCCGCGTCGCACCTCGAACTGCGCGCGCCCCGCGAACTGGTCGCGCTCGCGGAACGGGCCGGCTTCGACCCCGAGTGGACCCGCGAGGGCCTCCGGGAGTGGGGTCGGGTCGCGGCGCGCAACCGGGAGGTCGCGTCCGACTCCTTCATAGAGCCGGGGGTCCGAACCGAGGACGATGAAACGGACCGTTGA
- a CDS encoding alpha/beta fold hydrolase, with translation MSRDNEDRGAARYTERPATVATDVGDGPAVVFAHGTLMDRTMFDPQLDALAGDYRCVAYDLRARTDRYADEYDLDDLADDYAALLDGLGIESAVLVGMSMGGFTALRAAEHHPDRVEAIVLVDSDAGTHSEADREQYGALIEQMKETGHPTESAVEVAKHQLFGETTRTEHPGLVEAWARKWDTYPGLAIHNEIASWLHRDDFTDRAADLDCPALVTHGTEDVSIAMEKAEATADALGADLARIPEAGHSSNLENPEATNEALREFLASVY, from the coding sequence ATGTCACGCGACAACGAGGACCGCGGCGCGGCCCGCTACACGGAGCGACCGGCGACCGTCGCCACGGACGTCGGCGACGGCCCGGCGGTCGTCTTCGCCCACGGGACCCTGATGGACCGCACGATGTTCGACCCGCAACTCGACGCGCTCGCGGGCGACTACCGGTGTGTCGCCTACGACCTCCGGGCGCGCACCGACCGCTACGCCGACGAGTACGACCTCGACGACCTCGCGGACGACTACGCGGCCCTGCTCGACGGCCTCGGCATCGAGTCGGCCGTCCTCGTCGGGATGTCGATGGGCGGGTTCACGGCGCTGCGCGCCGCCGAGCACCACCCCGACCGGGTCGAGGCCATCGTGCTCGTGGACTCGGACGCCGGCACCCACTCGGAGGCCGACCGCGAGCAGTACGGCGCGCTCATCGAGCAGATGAAGGAGACGGGCCACCCCACCGAGTCGGCGGTCGAGGTAGCCAAACACCAGCTGTTCGGCGAGACGACCCGCACCGAGCACCCCGGCCTCGTCGAGGCGTGGGCGCGCAAGTGGGACACGTACCCGGGCCTCGCCATCCACAACGAGATCGCGTCGTGGCTCCACCGGGACGACTTCACGGACCGGGCCGCGGACCTCGACTGCCCGGCGCTCGTCACCCACGGCACGGAGGACGTGAGCATCGCGATGGAGAAGGCCGAGGCCACGGCCGACGCGCTCGGCGCCGACCTCGCACGGATTCCCGAGGCGGGCCACTCCTCGAACCTGGAGAACCCCGAAGCGACGAACGAGGCCCTGCGGGAGTTCCTCGCCTCGGTGTACTGA
- the dacZ gene encoding diadenylate cyclase DacZ: MSDLRDLLGGIVDDVDAILLFSPSGTYHESFADAEVPVIVVAGEDTVDAERFVELPLAFADVRDRIRFGMEGALDAGFVEEEHVVACATNVFEGAIDTVTRVNADSFSRSGVYDLFVESRADPSVIRDVFEVAVELGKKGQKGKQVGALFVVGDAGKVMNKSRPLSYNPFEKSHVHVGDPIVNVMLKEFSRLDGAFVVSDSGKIVSAYRYLEPSAEGTDIPKGLGARHMAAAGITRETNAVCIVLSESDGLVRAFQGGDLILELDPEEY; the protein is encoded by the coding sequence ATGAGCGACCTCCGCGACCTGTTGGGCGGAATCGTCGACGACGTCGACGCGATACTGCTGTTCTCGCCCAGCGGCACCTACCACGAGTCGTTCGCGGACGCGGAGGTCCCCGTAATCGTCGTCGCGGGGGAGGACACGGTCGACGCCGAGCGGTTCGTGGAACTCCCGCTGGCGTTCGCCGACGTGCGCGACCGCATCCGGTTCGGGATGGAGGGCGCGCTCGACGCCGGCTTCGTGGAGGAGGAACACGTCGTCGCCTGCGCGACCAACGTCTTCGAGGGGGCCATCGACACCGTCACGCGGGTGAACGCCGACTCCTTCTCGCGCTCGGGCGTCTACGACCTGTTCGTCGAGTCGCGTGCCGACCCGTCGGTCATCCGCGACGTGTTCGAGGTCGCCGTCGAACTGGGCAAGAAGGGGCAGAAGGGCAAGCAGGTCGGCGCGCTGTTCGTCGTCGGCGACGCCGGGAAGGTGATGAACAAGTCCCGACCGCTCTCGTACAACCCCTTCGAGAAGAGCCACGTCCACGTCGGCGACCCCATCGTGAACGTGATGCTCAAGGAGTTCTCCCGGCTGGACGGCGCGTTCGTCGTCTCCGACTCCGGGAAGATCGTGAGCGCGTACCGCTACCTCGAACCCAGCGCCGAGGGGACGGACATCCCGAAGGGGCTCGGCGCGCGCCACATGGCCGCGGCGGGCATCACCCGGGAGACGAACGCGGTCTGTATCGTGCTCTCGGAGTCCGACGGCCTCGTTCGGGCGTTCCAGGGCGGCGACCTCATCCTCGAACTCGACCCGGAGGAGTACTGA
- a CDS encoding mechanosensitive ion channel domain-containing protein, whose translation MPHDAGGTGLDATLHRLLADRFELFVGIVVFLLALVAGVLTRRYVRRLLRGLDVPTAVEGTPFERTAQRLGTSTVGLLANLCGLFVLVVGGLVALRLVNALPQDLLTTRLTDFFRQLFIAVIVLIVGVITGDKLDLYVRERLRSVKVPEAGIVPTLAKYSVFYVAALVALSQLGVATLPLLVLLAAYAFGLVLLGGLATKDLLASAAAGVYLLLTEPYAIGDEVEVDGRRGIVQEVDTFVTRVEAEGEEYVVPNHRVFRRGIVVVRS comes from the coding sequence GTGCCCCACGACGCCGGCGGAACGGGCCTCGACGCGACGCTTCACCGGCTGCTCGCCGACCGCTTCGAGCTGTTCGTCGGCATCGTCGTGTTCCTGCTCGCGCTCGTCGCGGGGGTACTCACGCGCCGGTACGTCCGGCGCCTGCTCCGGGGACTCGACGTCCCGACGGCCGTGGAGGGAACGCCGTTCGAGCGGACGGCACAGCGGCTCGGCACCTCGACCGTCGGCCTGCTCGCGAACCTCTGTGGGCTGTTCGTCCTCGTCGTCGGCGGACTGGTCGCGCTCCGGCTCGTCAACGCCCTCCCGCAGGACCTGCTCACGACCCGGCTGACGGACTTCTTCCGGCAGCTGTTCATCGCGGTCATCGTCCTCATCGTCGGCGTCATCACGGGCGACAAGCTCGACCTCTACGTCCGCGAGCGGCTCCGGAGCGTGAAGGTGCCCGAGGCGGGTATCGTCCCGACGCTGGCGAAGTACAGCGTCTTCTACGTCGCGGCGCTCGTCGCGCTCTCACAGCTCGGCGTCGCCACGCTCCCCCTGCTCGTGTTGCTCGCCGCCTACGCGTTCGGCCTCGTCCTCCTCGGCGGGCTGGCGACGAAGGACCTGCTCGCGTCGGCGGCCGCGGGCGTCTATCTCCTGCTGACGGAGCCGTACGCCATCGGCGACGAGGTGGAGGTGGACGGCCGCCGCGGCATCGTCCAGGAGGTGGACACGTTCGTCACGCGCGTCGAGGCCGAGGGCGAGGAATACGTCGTCCCGAACCACCGCGTGTTCCGGCGCGGCATCGTCGTCGTCCGGAGCTAG
- a CDS encoding acyltransferase — protein sequence MSDDTGTRYDRLERHPTEGPRNSLWSWTDEKSVLRVVYNYLFVLVARLAPSLRLKNWALRRLGATVGEGVSWGLEATPDVFWPERVTLRDDCIVGYDSVLLCHEFLQDEYRLGDVVVGERAMVGAKAVVLPGVEIGADAQVAAGSLVADDVPPGVTVAGVPAEPVERDA from the coding sequence GTGAGCGACGACACCGGCACCCGGTACGACCGGCTGGAGCGACACCCGACCGAGGGGCCGCGAAACTCCCTGTGGTCGTGGACCGACGAGAAGAGCGTCCTCCGGGTCGTCTACAACTACCTGTTCGTGCTGGTCGCGCGGCTGGCTCCCTCGCTCCGGCTGAAGAACTGGGCGCTTCGTCGGCTCGGGGCGACCGTCGGCGAGGGCGTCTCGTGGGGGCTGGAGGCGACCCCGGACGTGTTCTGGCCCGAGCGCGTCACCCTGCGCGACGACTGCATCGTCGGCTACGACTCCGTGCTGCTGTGCCACGAGTTCCTGCAGGACGAGTACCGCCTCGGCGACGTGGTCGTGGGCGAGCGGGCGATGGTGGGCGCGAAGGCCGTCGTCCTCCCCGGCGTCGAGATCGGCGCGGACGCGCAGGTCGCCGCCGGGTCGCTCGTGGCCGACGACGTGCCGCCGGGCGTGACGGTCGCGGGCGTCCCCGCGGAGCCGGTCGAGCGCGACGCGTAG
- a CDS encoding DEAD/DEAH box helicase — MTDSDGGPDEGAAPDADAAPDTRDGDAPDLTLDAFYDALESAGRPLLTATELSRLLDCTQTEALAALEALAGSGRVESADVEADPTVWFPTDYKETADRERIVVFPGRRQVVVDAPSQFTRAQLSQFAHLEDANREHGYVYEVREEDVWAAPYDDFAGLERTMRQALGERNEALEEWVKSQWERARKFRLRSHEDGYTVLEARNADLLGNIAERELDEGQLRARISDTEAWVAEESVAAVKRALYEAGYPVLDTRHLDTGEALPLDLRVDLRDYQHEWVNRFVEKRSGILVGPPGSGKTVAAMGVMSAIEGETLILVPGRELAAQWKETILEHTSLADEQVGEYHGGKKEIRPVTVATYQTAGMDRHRHLFDDRKWGLIVYDEVHHIPSPIHRRSADLQAKHRLGLSATPIREDDKQKEIFTLVGPPIGTNWAALFDAGYVAEPEIEIRTVPWADDESANAYADAAGHERRQAAAENPAKIRETRAILRDHPGAKALIFVEYIAQGEAFAEALSIPFVSGEMPHARRRKLFDEFRNGPRDALVVSRVGDEGIDLPNAEIAVAASGLGGSRRQGAQRAGRTMRPVGKARMYVLATRGTEEEDFARSRTRHLQGKGIRVREREAETLDPGDRTGDDRTE; from the coding sequence GTGACCGACTCCGACGGCGGCCCCGACGAGGGGGCCGCCCCCGACGCCGACGCGGCCCCGGACACCCGCGACGGGGACGCGCCCGACCTCACCCTCGACGCCTTCTACGACGCGCTGGAATCGGCGGGCCGCCCGCTGCTGACGGCGACCGAACTCTCGCGCCTGCTCGACTGCACGCAGACCGAGGCGCTGGCCGCGCTCGAAGCCCTCGCCGGGTCGGGCCGCGTCGAGTCCGCCGACGTGGAGGCCGACCCGACCGTCTGGTTCCCGACCGACTACAAGGAGACGGCCGACCGCGAGCGTATCGTCGTCTTTCCCGGGCGCAGACAGGTCGTCGTCGACGCCCCCTCGCAGTTCACCCGCGCACAGCTCTCGCAGTTCGCCCACCTGGAGGACGCCAACCGCGAACACGGCTACGTGTACGAGGTGCGCGAGGAGGACGTGTGGGCCGCGCCGTACGACGACTTCGCGGGCCTCGAACGCACGATGCGGCAGGCGCTCGGCGAGCGCAACGAGGCGCTGGAGGAGTGGGTGAAGTCCCAGTGGGAGCGCGCGCGGAAGTTCCGGCTCCGCTCGCACGAGGACGGCTACACCGTGCTCGAAGCCCGGAACGCGGACCTGCTCGGCAACATCGCCGAGCGCGAGCTGGACGAGGGCCAACTCCGCGCCCGCATCTCCGACACCGAGGCGTGGGTGGCGGAGGAGTCGGTCGCCGCGGTGAAGCGCGCGCTCTACGAGGCGGGCTACCCCGTCCTCGACACCCGCCACCTCGACACGGGCGAGGCGCTCCCCCTCGACCTCCGCGTCGACCTCCGCGACTACCAACACGAGTGGGTGAACCGCTTCGTCGAGAAGCGCTCGGGCATCCTCGTCGGACCCCCCGGCTCGGGCAAGACCGTCGCCGCGATGGGCGTGATGAGCGCCATCGAGGGCGAGACCCTGATTCTCGTGCCCGGCCGGGAACTCGCCGCCCAGTGGAAGGAGACCATCCTCGAACACACCTCGCTCGCCGACGAGCAGGTCGGCGAGTACCACGGCGGCAAAAAGGAGATACGGCCGGTCACGGTCGCTACCTATCAGACCGCGGGGATGGACCGCCACCGCCACCTGTTCGACGACCGGAAGTGGGGGCTCATCGTCTACGACGAGGTCCACCACATCCCGTCGCCCATCCACCGCCGCTCGGCCGACCTGCAGGCGAAACACCGCCTCGGGCTGTCGGCGACCCCCATCCGCGAGGACGACAAGCAGAAGGAGATATTCACCCTCGTCGGGCCGCCCATCGGGACGAACTGGGCGGCGCTGTTCGACGCCGGCTACGTCGCCGAACCCGAAATCGAGATACGCACGGTGCCGTGGGCCGACGACGAGTCGGCGAACGCGTACGCCGACGCCGCGGGCCACGAGCGGCGACAGGCCGCGGCGGAGAACCCCGCGAAGATACGCGAGACGCGGGCGATACTCCGCGACCACCCGGGCGCGAAGGCGCTGATATTCGTCGAGTACATCGCGCAGGGCGAGGCGTTCGCGGAGGCGCTGTCGATACCGTTCGTCTCCGGGGAGATGCCCCACGCGCGCCGGCGCAAACTGTTCGACGAGTTCCGCAACGGGCCGCGCGACGCGCTCGTCGTCTCGCGGGTCGGCGACGAGGGTATCGACCTGCCGAACGCCGAGATAGCCGTCGCCGCGTCGGGCCTCGGCGGAAGCCGCCGGCAGGGCGCCCAGCGCGCGGGCCGGACGATGCGCCCCGTCGGCAAGGCGCGGATGTACGTCCTCGCCACGCGCGGCACGGAGGAGGAGGACTTCGCGCGGTCGCGTACCCGACACCTGCAGGGGAAGGGCATCAGGGTGCGGGAGCGCGAGGCCGAGACGCTGGACCCCGGCGACCGCACGGGCGACGACCGGACAGAGTGA
- the purD gene encoding phosphoribosylamine--glycine ligase, translating into MYGDERVLLVGGGGREHAVARAVAESDATLYACASNRNPGIASLAAGVETLDETDPDAVVAYADEVDATVAVVGPEAPLAAGVSDALDEAGVYAFAPNSTEARIETDKSFQREFLDEHGIPGNPAFEVFDDTDAACDFIDGYDGDLAVKPAGLTGGKGVRVIGDQCTPAEAKAYLREESYDRVVLEERLVGEEFTVQAFVANGDVRPAPAVQDHKRAYEGDEGPNTGGMGSYSDATPELPFMTRGDYAAAVDIVRAVVDAMPEYKGILYGQFMLTAEGPKIVEFNARFGDPEAMNTLPVLDTPFMDVVTAARDGRPLPELVFDRRATVCKYAVPEGYPTDPKAGAKVRIDEESAGDALLYYASVDAREDGVYTTTSRSFAVVGVADSIAEAETIAEDALAAAGEEGLRARHDIGKADLVARRVEHMAELRGE; encoded by the coding sequence ATGTACGGAGACGAGCGCGTCCTCTTGGTCGGCGGCGGCGGCCGCGAACACGCGGTCGCCCGCGCGGTGGCCGAGTCGGACGCGACGCTGTACGCCTGCGCGTCGAACCGCAACCCCGGCATCGCGTCGCTCGCGGCCGGGGTCGAGACGCTCGACGAGACGGACCCCGACGCGGTCGTCGCCTACGCCGACGAGGTGGACGCGACGGTGGCCGTCGTCGGCCCGGAAGCACCCCTCGCCGCGGGCGTGAGCGACGCGCTGGACGAGGCCGGCGTGTACGCGTTCGCGCCGAACTCGACGGAGGCGCGCATCGAGACGGACAAGAGCTTCCAGCGGGAGTTCCTCGACGAGCACGGAATCCCCGGCAACCCCGCCTTCGAGGTGTTCGACGACACCGACGCCGCCTGCGACTTCATCGACGGCTACGACGGCGACCTCGCGGTCAAGCCCGCCGGCCTCACCGGGGGCAAGGGCGTCCGCGTCATCGGGGACCAGTGTACGCCGGCGGAGGCGAAGGCGTACCTCCGCGAGGAGTCGTACGACCGCGTCGTCCTGGAGGAGCGGCTGGTCGGCGAGGAGTTCACCGTGCAGGCGTTCGTCGCCAACGGCGACGTGCGGCCCGCCCCGGCCGTGCAGGACCACAAGCGCGCCTACGAGGGCGACGAGGGGCCGAACACGGGCGGGATGGGCAGTTACTCCGACGCGACCCCGGAACTCCCCTTCATGACCCGGGGCGACTACGCCGCGGCCGTCGATATCGTCCGCGCCGTGGTCGACGCGATGCCCGAGTACAAGGGGATTCTGTACGGGCAGTTCATGCTCACCGCCGAGGGCCCGAAGATCGTGGAGTTCAACGCCCGCTTCGGCGACCCGGAGGCGATGAACACCCTCCCGGTCCTCGACACGCCGTTCATGGACGTGGTGACCGCCGCGCGCGACGGCCGGCCGCTCCCGGAACTCGTCTTCGACCGGCGCGCGACGGTCTGCAAGTACGCCGTCCCCGAGGGGTACCCGACTGACCCGAAGGCCGGCGCGAAGGTCCGCATCGACGAGGAGAGCGCCGGCGACGCGCTGCTCTACTACGCCAGCGTGGACGCCCGCGAGGACGGCGTCTACACGACCACCTCCCGGTCGTTCGCGGTCGTCGGCGTCGCCGACAGTATCGCCGAAGCCGAGACGATAGCCGAGGACGCGCTCGCCGCCGCCGGCGAGGAGGGCCTGCGCGCGCGCCACGACATCGGGAAGGCGGACCTCGTGGCCCGGCGCGTCGAGCACATGGCCGAACTCCGCGGCGAGTAG
- a CDS encoding oxidoreductase: MSERRDSTDSVDDVAGELPAVGTAVVTGANSGLGFEVTKGLAEKGTHVVMACRSIERGEDAKRRIEAEVPGASLTVNELDLADLESVSAFAEWFTSTYDALDVLCNNAGVMAIPRTETEQGFEYQFGVNHLGHFALTAHLLPVLQQTTGESRVVVQSSAGHRKADIDFEDLQGEESYSAWGAYGQSKLANLLFAYELDRRLRMAKASVKSLGCHPGGSKTNLLDHSATQGGFRPDLLLMRLLNAVIVRSAERGAESMLYAALDPSIDGGEYVGPDGFMNMYGDPVVQPSSDRSYDETLARRLWDVSEDLTGVSFDLPEPN; the protein is encoded by the coding sequence ATGTCTGAACGACGCGATTCTACCGATTCAGTCGACGACGTAGCTGGCGAACTGCCTGCTGTCGGGACAGCCGTGGTGACAGGGGCGAACAGCGGACTCGGCTTCGAGGTGACGAAGGGGCTCGCCGAGAAGGGTACACACGTCGTGATGGCGTGCCGGAGCATCGAGCGCGGCGAGGACGCGAAACGGCGAATCGAAGCCGAGGTCCCGGGAGCGTCACTGACAGTGAACGAGCTCGACCTCGCGGACCTCGAGTCGGTCTCGGCGTTCGCCGAGTGGTTCACGTCGACGTACGACGCGCTCGACGTACTCTGTAACAACGCGGGTGTGATGGCTATCCCACGCACGGAGACCGAACAGGGATTCGAGTACCAGTTCGGCGTCAACCACCTCGGACACTTCGCACTCACCGCCCACCTCCTCCCCGTCTTACAGCAGACCACGGGGGAGTCCCGTGTCGTTGTGCAGAGTAGTGCCGGGCACAGGAAAGCCGATATCGACTTCGAGGACCTTCAGGGCGAGGAGTCGTACAGTGCGTGGGGGGCGTACGGGCAGTCGAAACTCGCGAACCTCCTCTTTGCATACGAACTCGACCGTCGACTCCGCATGGCGAAGGCGAGCGTGAAGAGCCTCGGCTGCCACCCGGGTGGGTCCAAGACGAACCTCCTGGACCACAGCGCCACACAGGGCGGATTCCGACCCGACCTCCTGCTGATGAGACTCCTGAACGCAGTGATCGTACGGAGCGCCGAACGTGGCGCAGAGTCGATGCTCTACGCCGCCCTCGACCCGAGTATCGACGGCGGCGAGTACGTCGGCCCCGACGGTTTCATGAACATGTACGGCGACCCGGTCGTCCAGCCGTCGAGCGACCGGTCATACGATGAGACACTCGCCCGCCGTCTCTGGGACGTCTCCGAAGACCTCACGGGGGTCTCGTTCGACCTCCCTGAACCGAACTAG
- a CDS encoding acyl-CoA synthetase, with product MAPTERLDAYRFHEREWGSYGELREAFEWELPDRFNMAAYVCDRWAAETPEALALVADDGDGTRTLTYADLDAAASALARHLRAEGVERGDRVGVNAPQRVETAVAHVACWKLGAVSVPLSTLFGPDAVEYRLADAGAVAAVVEGSAAEAFREARPACVESVVLVDGDPRGDETAYDEAVAGEEKSLDAVDTAAEDDALLIYTSGTTGNPKGVRHAHRMLLGHLPLFLTTFCNLDLRDGDTFHTPSEWAWIASLFDVVVPALYYGRTLVVDEAGGPFDAGRTFDLLDRHGVTHFFAPPTALRVMMTLEAEAERVRVVASGGESLGPSVATWAADAFGGAVVHEGYGQTEANMVAGDCTALAESREGYIGLAGPGHDLAIVDPDTAETTVPPGEVGEIAVRYEGDPVCFVEYWNEPEKTAAKVRNGWLLTEDLGRMDADGYLAFEARKDDVIISAGYRIGPVEIEESLAGHPAVADAAVVGVPDDERGEVPKAFVVLAEGWEPTEATREALREHVRERLAKYEYPRDIAFRESLPTTATGKVRRASLTDE from the coding sequence ATGGCACCGACCGAACGGCTCGACGCCTACCGCTTCCACGAGCGCGAGTGGGGGAGCTACGGGGAGCTACGGGAGGCCTTCGAGTGGGAGCTACCGGACCGGTTCAACATGGCCGCGTACGTCTGTGACCGCTGGGCGGCCGAGACGCCCGAGGCCCTGGCACTCGTCGCCGACGACGGGGACGGAACCCGAACCCTGACGTACGCTGACCTCGACGCGGCGGCGAGCGCGCTGGCCCGCCATCTCCGCGCCGAGGGCGTCGAGCGTGGCGACCGCGTCGGCGTGAACGCCCCCCAGCGCGTCGAGACGGCCGTCGCGCACGTCGCCTGCTGGAAACTGGGCGCGGTATCGGTCCCGCTCTCGACGCTGTTCGGGCCGGACGCAGTCGAGTACCGGCTGGCCGACGCCGGGGCGGTCGCGGCCGTCGTGGAGGGGTCGGCCGCCGAGGCCTTCCGCGAGGCGCGACCCGCGTGCGTCGAGAGCGTCGTCCTCGTGGACGGCGACCCGCGCGGCGACGAGACGGCCTACGACGAGGCGGTCGCGGGGGAGGAGAAGAGCCTCGACGCCGTCGATACCGCCGCGGAGGACGACGCGCTGCTCATCTACACCTCCGGGACGACGGGGAACCCGAAGGGGGTGCGCCACGCCCACCGGATGCTGCTCGGCCACCTGCCGCTCTTCCTCACGACGTTCTGTAACCTCGACCTGCGCGACGGCGACACCTTCCACACGCCGTCGGAGTGGGCGTGGATCGCCTCGCTGTTCGACGTGGTCGTCCCCGCGCTCTACTACGGGCGGACGCTCGTCGTGGACGAGGCCGGCGGCCCCTTCGACGCGGGCCGGACCTTCGACCTGCTGGACCGCCACGGCGTGACCCACTTCTTCGCGCCGCCGACCGCGCTCCGCGTGATGATGACCCTGGAGGCAGAGGCCGAGCGCGTCCGGGTCGTCGCCTCGGGCGGCGAGTCGCTCGGCCCGTCGGTCGCGACGTGGGCCGCGGACGCGTTCGGCGGCGCGGTCGTCCACGAGGGGTACGGGCAGACGGAGGCGAACATGGTCGCGGGCGACTGCACCGCGCTCGCCGAGTCGCGCGAGGGGTACATCGGCCTCGCGGGGCCGGGCCACGACCTCGCCATCGTGGACCCCGACACGGCCGAGACGACCGTTCCGCCCGGCGAGGTCGGGGAGATAGCCGTCCGCTACGAGGGCGACCCGGTGTGCTTCGTCGAGTACTGGAACGAACCGGAGAAGACCGCGGCGAAGGTGCGCAACGGCTGGCTGCTCACCGAGGACCTCGGCCGGATGGACGCCGACGGCTACCTCGCGTTCGAGGCGCGCAAGGACGACGTCATCATCTCCGCGGGCTACCGCATCGGCCCCGTCGAGATAGAGGAGTCGCTCGCCGGCCACCCCGCGGTCGCCGACGCCGCCGTCGTCGGCGTCCCGGACGACGAGCGCGGCGAGGTGCCGAAGGCGTTCGTCGTCCTCGCCGAGGGGTGGGAGCCGACCGAGGCGACCCGCGAGGCGCTCCGGGAGCACGTCCGCGAGCGCCTCGCCAAGTACGAGTACCCCCGCGACATCGCGTTCCGGGAGAGCCTGCCGACGACCGCGACCGGGAAGGTCAGGCGCGCGTCGCTGACCGACGAGTAG